The Brachypodium distachyon strain Bd21 chromosome 4, Brachypodium_distachyon_v3.0, whole genome shotgun sequence nucleotide sequence aattttatttgctatgcattcatttgcaaagaggctttgttttcatttgaggatatgcctccctctttgccccctgctgttactcacgttttgcaggagtattccgacgtctttccacaagacgtaccaccaggattaccacctattcgagggattgaacatcaaattgatttaattcctggTGCTTCGCTGGTCAACCGTGCGCCCTACCGTACCAatccagaggagacgaaggagattcaacgacaagttcaagaattgctcgacaaaggttatgttcgtgaatcccttagtccttgtgctgttcctgttattttggtaccaaagaaagatggttcttggcgtatgtgtgtagattgtagagctattaataacattactattcgctatcgtcacccaattcctagacttgatgatatgttagatgaattaagtggctctaccgtgttctctaaagttgatttacgtagtggttaccaccaaattcgaatgaaattaggcgatgaatggaaaacaacattgaaaactaagtttggactatatgagtggttagtcatgcctttcggtcttactaacgcacctagcactttcatgcggttaatgaacgaagttttacgtgctttcataggacgatttgtggtggtttattttgatgatatattgatttacaacagctctttagaagaccacttgaatcatttacATTCTctttttgatgctttgagagatgcacgtttgtttggtaaccttgagaagtgcaccttttgcaccgatcgagtttcgtttcttggctatgttgtcactccacagggcatagaagttgataaggccaagatcgacgctattcaaagctggccaactccaacaacggtcacccaagtgaggagctttcttggactcgctgggttttattgccgctttgtaaaggatttcagcacccttgctgcaccgcttaatgagctcacaaagaaggacgttccatatgtatggggcgctgcacaagaagaagcttttctcatattgaaagataagttgacacatgctcctttactccaacttcctgattttaataagacttttgagttggagtgtgatgctagtggaatcggtttaggaggtgtgttgttacaagatggaaaacctgttgcatactttagtgaaaaattgagtgggcctagtctgaattattctacttatgataaggaattatatgctctcgttcggactttagaaacatggcaacattatttatggcccaaagaatttgttatacattctgatcatgaatctttgaagcatattcgtagtcaagcaaagctaaaccgtcgtcatgctaaatgggttgaatttattgagtcttttctgtatgttattaaacataagaagggtaaagataatgttattgctgatgcgttatcacgtcgttataccttgttatctcagcttggttttcggatatttggattggagactataaaagaacaatatgaacatgatgcagattttaaggatgttttgcagcattttaaagagggcagaacatggaacaagttcgtcattaatgatggatttgtgttccgtgctaacaagctaagcatcccagatagctccgttcgtcttttgttgttacaggaggcacatggaggagggttgatgggtcacttcggcgtgaagaagaccgaagatgtgctcgctgatcatttcttttggcctcggatgagacgagatgttgagagatttatcgctcgctgcactacatgtcaaaaagctaagtcaccactcaatcctcatggtttatatatgcctctccctgttcctaatgttccttgggaagatatatcaatggattttgttttgggattgcctcgaactaagaaggggagggatagcatatttgttgttgttgatagattttctaagaAGGCACATTTTATACCTTGTCATAAGAGCGAGGATGCTACAAATAttgctgatttattctttcgtgaaattgttcgcttgcatggtgtgcccaatactatagtttcagatcgtgacacaaaatttcttagccacttttggagatgtttatgggctaagttggggactaaattgctttttagtactacatgtcatccccaaacagatggacaaactgaagttgttaatagaacattatctactatgcttagggcttttttaaagaagaacttgaaaatgtgggaagaatgtttacctcatattgaatttgcttataatcgttcactgcattcaaccacaaaattgtgccattttgaaattgtttatggttttatacctcgtgcaccaattgatttgttacctttgccaacttctaaaaaagttaactttgatgctaaggaacgtgctgaacttataataaaaatgcatgagacgactaaagagaacattgagcgcatgaattctaagtataaacttgcgggagataggggcagaaaacaaattgtgtttgaacctgAAGATCTtatttggttgcatttgcgcaaagatcgtttccctgatttgcgcaagtctaagttaatgccacgagctgatggttcctttaaggtgttagcaaaaattaatgataatgcatataaacttgagctacctgcagattttggggttagtcccacgtttaatattgcagatttgaagccttatttgggagaagaagatgaactaccATCGAGGATGACTtcgattcaagaaggggaggatgatgaggacatcccaactaatgatacaaccacagcccctacggcacctacacctcaagtaccggagatacatggactaATTAGTAGAGCtagtgcacgacaactaaatttatcaggtactttcattcctcggtacttcatttaatattaatgagaatatgctgctgcctaagatgggttcttttatgtgttttaggaatgaaggacctagcttggaccacaaggatcagcgttggacagcaaaccatggaggtgataGCAAGGTGGCGgaagctagctcaagtgatgatttcagaacattgaaaccgccataaagagatgagaagaaggccgcatcctcttcatcaatgggatttcggccaagtggaggattccccctccaatgggtatctatgggccaaagatgagggttataa carries:
- the LOC112268650 gene encoding uncharacterized protein LOC112268650 — encoded protein: RRCKGYGHFQWDCPTKRVMIIREDGVYDSASDFDEATYALIAEEEQEDPAAHHDEELMGAEAADQYLSLIAQRTLSVQMIHAEQNQRHNLFQTKGVIKERAVHIIIDGGSCNNLASTEMAEKLVLTTRPHPHPYYIQWFNNSGKLKVTRTVRAHFTIGTYSNFVDCDVVPMQACSMLLGRPCKEALFSFEDMPPSLPPAVTHVLQEYSDVFPQDVPPGLPPIRGIEHQIDLIPGASLVNRAPYRTNPEETKEIQRQKDGSWRMCVDCRAINNITIRYRHPIPRLDDMLDELSGSTVFSKVDLRSGYHQIRMKLGDEWKTTLKTKFGLYEWLVMPFGLTNAPSTFMRLMNEVLRAFIGRFVVVYFDDILIYNSSLEDHLNHLHSLFDALRDARLFGNLEKCTFCTDRVSFLGYVVTPQGIEVDKAKIDAIQSWPTPTTVTQVRSFLGLAGFYCRFVKDFSTLAAPLNELTKKDVPYVWGAAQEEAFLILKDKLTHAPLLQLPDFNKTFELECDASGIGLGGVLLQDGKPVAYFSEKLSGPSLNYSTYDKELYALVRTLETWQHYLWPKEFVIHSDHESLKHIRSQAKLNRRHAKWVEFIESFLYVIKHKKGKDNVIADALSRRYTLLSQLGFRIFGLETIKEQYEHDADFKDVLQHFKEGRTWNKFVINDGFVFRANKLSIPDSSVRLLLLQEAHGGGLMGHFGVKKTEDVLADHFFWPRMRRDVERFIARCTTCQKAKSPLNPHGLYMPLPVPNVPWEDISMDFVLGLPRTKKGRDSIFVVVDSFEIVYGFIPRAPIDLLPLPTSKKVNFDAKERAELIIKMHETTKENIERMNSKYKLAGDRGRKQIVFEPEDLIWLHLRKDRFPDLRKSKLMPRADGSFKVLAKINDNAYKLAFGLGLGLQIEARARPETSGFGLGRPGRATDAQNFAKKWKGDVFKNKLWAIARSYTHADWMRNMEEIKLLDEAAHDYLEAIEPSAWYRAFFGEFPKSDILLNNNCEVFNKYILDARELPILSMLEKIKKQAHDKAYGEVITPWRDPTERESLNGVEVLPPKYDKVVGRPSLKRRNNPVEEEQGRRMSRHGIIARCSACNQPGHNKRRCPELGRGTAATAATTDAEQAQDADAEQAQDDADAPAPQPAIAPAGSKKRKLPVERNIIPADAPAPQPAKAPATRNKKQIVKKNLSSSFQASTSPSVALSRTTDFHGFLPQNLSVLQILSQGSTSCAKIHHCYQDTWSTRTEEKESKAKRKQLTLEESQEGEYILDRKLHILDRQTGIAHFGQTVLSYGPVLLLSEL